A stretch of the Schistocerca serialis cubense isolate TAMUIC-IGC-003099 chromosome 2, iqSchSeri2.2, whole genome shotgun sequence genome encodes the following:
- the LOC126455866 gene encoding uncharacterized protein LOC126455866, with the protein MGVCIVTDHQNLRRYFKELKYTDAHLQSKKEDNMKTLGGFLLAVYLTVAVAVFATSGLKTARMYSCLLIIYFLFFDILVTLQFVLLELELWARFRFLHSRLLEIVPPRHTPAPLFRPTRSLSPPPSRLRQLLEAYLALGRAAQLLQDNFGAQVAVTVAQSVCCSTRSAYEVLLKQLQPQWTSQLHLSSSVGNSFMWFATHWLRLSTVALSCAAVEQEAAASTALFLRASVAYEGRCPELEAFLPLLVHSPPLRFSAAGFFTVDRRLLVSTLALVVTYVVILAQITPAQ; encoded by the coding sequence ATGGGGGTATGCATTGTAACTGACCATCAAAACCTGCGGCGTTACTTCAAGGAGCTGAAGTACACAGATGCTCATCTACAGTCGAAGAAAGAAGACAACATGAAGACATTGGGAGGATTCCTGCTGGCTGTATACCTGACTGTGGCAGTTGCAGTTTTCGCCACTAGTGGTCTAAAGACTGCCCGAATGTATTCGTGCCtgctaataatatattttttattcttcgACATTTTGGTGACGCTGCAGTTCGTTCTGCTGGAACTCGAGCTGTGGGCGCGGTTCCGCTTCCTGCATTCCCGCCTGCTTGAGATTGTCCCACCGCGCCACACACCGGCGCCGCTTTTTCGACCCACGAGGTCACTGTCTCCACCTCCCAGCAGACTTCGCCAGTTGTTAGAGGCGTACTTGGCACTGGGTCGCGCTGCCCAGCTGCTGCAGGACAACTTCGGAGCGCAGGTGGCTGTCACTGTTGCGCAGTCGGTGTGCTGCTCCACTCGAAGCGCCTACGAAGTGCTGCTGAAACAGCTGCAGCCTCAGTGGACCTCACAGCTGCACCTCAGCTCTTCGGTGGGCAACTCATTCATGTGGTTTGCGACTCACTGGCTACGACTGTCCACCGTCGCGCTGTCGTGTGCGGCGGTTGAACAAGAGGCGGCTGCTTCCACTGCCCTCTTCCTGAGGGCCTCTGTGGCGTATGAAGGTCGCTGTCCAGAACTGGAGGCCTTCTTGCCTCTCCTGGTACACAGTCCTCCACTGCGCTTCTCTGCCGCCGGCTTCTTCACGGTCGACCGCCGGCTGCTGGTGTCAACACTAGCCCTTGTCGTCACTTACGTCGTCATCTTGGCTCAGATTACCCCGGCACAGTAA